The genomic region CTAAAAAGACACACCTATCTGCTGTCGATGTCAGTTGGCCCATGCTCTTTGGTTttgtgctaagattcaagaattctgggtaagagtccagaattttatctgaggtttagacactcaaatttcattctgccccatactatgtatattgggtgatccGGCAgtcattaaagtaggtgacaaatatataaaaagctgggtccaaactagtgctatgattggcagacagataattcttagaggatggaagtcgatTGGTGCTCCcacatttcaagaatggttcaccgaattgggcagggtggcagcatttgaaaagatgtcatataaacgGCTTGGCAAAATAGTcacatatggtaagaaatgggacaggtatttggCCTTTCTGGACAGCTCttagtgaggaccatgtggagagaaactgAATTGTGGTGGTAAATTCTATTCTTTGTGGaaatctttcttttctctttgtctgatgattttttttttttttttttttttttatgttctcaaatattttcttttatttgtttgcttatgtgtgcatggtgtaatttaggctttgaccacagaGACCATTTGCTGagggacagggttgggagggggATATAATGGGAgttaagttgattctgtgtatatgttctgtttattccatatttcacataaaatatttaaaaatgttaatagctGAAGAcccataaaaatgtctttattgtccTTCAGTCTCgatttatacaaatgcaggtatcccCTGACATCCTCACACAAGTGCTTGGCATGCACATTTGCTGTTGTTCACCAGCGATAGTATCATCTTGCACTTCGTGAAAGCAATGGCTCAACtatgagtgttgccaccttgtgtacctactaattagtgcaaataattccaggcgcatgcgcataaTGTGCcgcattgttaaaaaaaatctggccgcatgcattcagtgctcgagcatgCTGATGACGAAATGTGTGTGATATCAATTTTGTCACGcgtatatgtatttattatatatatatatatatatatatatatatgtacatgggcaagaaaaagtatgtgaactctttggaattGCCTGGTTTTCtatattaattggtcataaaatgtgatatcTTCttcagtcacaagtatagacaaacacaatttgcttaagctaacaacacagaGACAATTATTATCTTTAATGTCTTTGTTTAACAGGATGTGTTTAATATAACAGTGCTCTGGGAAAAATTAAGTGAACCCTTGAATTTAATAACTGCTCGATCcgcctttggcagcaataacctcaaccaagcatttccggtaactgcagattagacctgcacaaagtTCAGAAGgagttttggaccattcttccttgcagaactgctttagctcagccatattcttaggatgtctggtgtgaacagctcttttGAGgccattccacagcatctctattgggttaaggtctgggctctgactgggccatttCATATGGAAGCCATTGCAGAGTCAGTGTTGGAGAGGCAGCATGACCTTGAATCACGCTTTGACCAACTTCAACAGATAGGAAAAGATACGAAAGGGAAATTATCCAGACCCATTTAATGACCTTGTCTGAGAGCATTGGCACGATAAATGCGGAGATGGGGGAAAATACAGTCAGATATCAAAGATATTCAGAGTTGCTCTAGCCAAGATGCAATGTTACAACAGATGCAGCTTAAGCTAGCGGACATGGAGGACAGGAGACGAAGGTGTAACATTTGCATCACAGGCTTGGCAGAAGGACTGGAAGGGTCTAGTGCCATCCAATTCCTGTCACAGTCACTCCCTAAGTGGTTCCCTTCACTTGGCAACCTCCAGGGCGAAATAATGCATGCTCATCGAGTTTATAATGACAACAAGAAGCGAGTGAAAACCCGCACAATGATTTTCAATGTCTTCTGTTTAACCACCTGCTATGCCATTCTTCATGCTGCTAGGAAGAATCCTCTCAATGTTGATGGTCGGAGGGTGAGATATTCACCTGATTATAGCAGCTACACGCTTAAACGCCGCCTAGCTTTCTCTCAGGATATGGATAGTGCTCAAGCCAGGGGGGTGGAATCTTTCCTGGTTTACCTGACTATTATAAAGATTAAAGTTTGTGGTCAAGTGGAGTCGTTCCAGTCTCCTGGAGATGCTGAGGCATTCATCTACTCGCTACCGGCAGTGCAGCCCCTTTTGCCGACGGTGGAACGCCGGTGGGAACCTAAGGTACACATGCTGAATCGGATGAGTAATGGCTTAATACATTGGCCTGGCCAATATTCACCCCGTTGCTCATCTCCTTGATCTATCGCTACATAATTGGATGGTATAGATTGGCTGCATGGACTATCTGGACTGAAGCAGATCTGTATGTTGCTTCATAAGAGAACATTGTGCCACTGAAGCCACCAAGTTCACGTTGCCTAACTTTGTATTCATACTGTTCTGGACTCATTTATATGGTTTATTTCGTTAATTGGACTAAGTTGGTTCATACATGTATGTTCTTTGGATTAACAAGCCTACATTCGAGTCGGACctactaatcatttgtttttcagttgcCATCATTCAGTGGCGAGGGCTAAATATTATTTGGATTGACTGTAGTCTACATTCGGACTTGGATTATTTTGGTGTACTACTTATTGCAATTTATTCACTGCATGTATTTAAGCTGTCAAGTAGTGCTTTTATGTCTAATATTGCTTGGAAGCTCCACCAGGTACTTTCTTCCACATGATGTGGGAATGTCCACCAGTTGCTCGGTTTTGGACTGAGGTAGCATCCATATTATCTCATTTGGTTTCAGCAATGGTGCTTGTAATTGTCCATGTCTGAATAAGCTAACTGAGTTAAACATCAACAATCTGCATAGGCATATAGTACTAGCTGACCTCACAGCTGCTAAAAAGATGATTGCAATGTGATGGTAACCCCCTCATTCTCTTTCTGTTACACGTTGGATCTTCACATTTTTGGATTTGATTTATCTAGAACTGTCTACTGCTGTAGTTAATGGTGCGAATGATAAAACCCTCTGTAGTTAACACACTGTTGCTGAGTCACTGAAAGACTTGAGGTGATCGCTTTgcgtaatttaatttaattcatttgagCTCCTGAAGACTTGAGTTTTTCCCTTTGTGTATTGCTTTCTTTGTGTGTGTCATCGGAGTCATGTGAGTGCAGTGATTTTGTACCTCTCTCTTTCCTTTCCTTACATGACTTATTCTTACTGTGTATGTGCATGTTATACAACTGTATTGTTGTAAATTTGTAATGCCTTATAATATTGTTGATACTTGTTTTTCTTCTCAATAAACCTTtgattgcaaataaaaaaaaaacctctcctATGGTCTTCGGTCATTTGTGACAAGAATCACTTTTGCTGATTtattaaaaatggtttcctttatctgagctgGACAAGACTTGGTGGCTCTTCCTCCACTTGCTatctaaacattaaaaaaaaaaaaaattggttatgATTCGATAATCTAAGtggtcatgtaaaaaaaaaaagcaacacctttggtctttgcagtcaaaattgaccgaacattgaaaataaatgggaaagaccataacacagagcattttttttatttgtcttacacacacacacacacacacacacacacacacacaaattaactgGCAAGACTataacagaataatttttttttatttgtcaaataaaacaaacaaatcagccacaatgctaaacacacactccAAAATGAGGGGGTGAGGCaataacacacccacaatgcagaacacccACACACATAGAAAAAATGGGTGAAAATAAACCAGCCAGGAGGCAGAACAcacaacataacacacacacacacacacacgcacacacacacacagtataaaggTGTGTGTGCTATCTCCTAAGGGACATTAAAGACACAGCATGGTgtacaaacaaatgcaaaaaatcCATCTGCAAGGGACATGCCACCATAACTACACACTGCCACAGATGCATGAATGCATATACATTGTATCATTCTTTACTgttcttattgttttttattgtttactgtttGTTCTTTATGCATTTATTGTTGTTCATTATTGCTGGTTACCTCATTGACTTGAAAATGGTTGCAACATAAATTTTTActaaaagtttgaaattgcaaaatatttactcttattattctgttttataactctaattgaattttcacagttttgctgttcatttctgttaactgcaaaaactgacacttcgaatcaattttaaaatgctacactttgacaaataatagtttgataatgtctaaatatatatctaaatgcacaAATTAgataatataaaattaggttacaacaagcaattagactacacagtaggtggctgcatagaacactgcagccatcAACTGGATATTATTGCCACAACATTATTTTCaaatcatgttatttatatttttttcaccagatggcagcagtcTGCCTCCaatatatgtcacattctcattttCTTATAGAGGTTtaggtttttactgtactaaagtttCATAAATTAGCTTATTTCcgtatgcaaattaatggtaaaattgagaTGTAAATAAGGTCAAAAGAGCATAAAATCCCAACAGAAGTGCAAAATTTTATTATTACTTcaaggaagaagaaatggtatcattatcatcatcatcatcatcatcatcatcataaaaaaaaaaaaaaaaaaagttacaccttTGCTCTTtcctgtcaaaaatgaccagGAGGACCAAAAGTAGGGCTCATTTATGAAGACCATTGGAGGGTTAATAAAGGCATGAAaacataattgtttttgtgttccatgtagtCGCCAACGATTGCTGTCGCTCATGTCGCCAGAAGTCGCTAGCTCTCAAATGAATGTGATTAGGTCGCTGTTGTTAGTCACTGCATGTGTGAACGGGCCTTAATTAAGTCTGTTagtattgtttatttatatagtgcttattttttatttctgcaaGTTTCATGTGACAGAATTGGAGAGAAAAGTCAGAGGTAGTTGTTTAGCCTGTCACCCGTCTTCATTTCTGAATTCATCAGTTCAGTTTCCTGTGTGTGAGAGCTTCTAACAGAGCACACAGATGAAGAGTTTTCCAGAATAGTTTGTAAGAACCTCTggtgttttcttattattatcttttttcctttttttctttttgaatttCACATTTATGCCTCTTGTATTGATTTTTgactattttatgttttattttagacctgatgaagctgaaagaggaaagtcaagaactgaatgaagtggagaaACTTCAGTATCAGAAACCTGAACATTTTGTTAGTGCAGAAAAATCTGTCAGTTGCTCACAGactaaaaaaaaagtctttcacAAAAGAACtcgagcaaaaacaaaaaaacaatctttcatctgccctcagtgtggaaaaagtttcctACATAAAGGAAACCTTAAAAGCCATTTAAGAATTCACTCTGCAGAAATGCCTTACACATGTCatgagtgtggaaagagtttcagacatAAAGGAAACCTTAATTTACACATGAGATATCATTCAGAGAATCTTttcacgtgccatcagtgtggcaAGAGTTTCACACACAAAAGAAGTCTTGAAGCGCACATAAgatttcacactggagagaagccttttacctGCCCTCAGTGTGGCAAGAGTTTTGCACAAAAAGGAAACCTTGATTTGCACAcaagagttcacactggagagaagccttacacatgccatcaatgtggaaagagtttcacacaaaaaggaagccttaatttacacataaaaaatcactctggagagaagccttttacctGCCCTCAGTGTGGCAAGAGTTTTGCACTAAAAGGAGACCTCGGTTTACACAcaagagttcacactggagagaagccttacacatgccatcagtgtggaaagagtttcacacaaaaaggaagcCTTAATATCCACAAAAGAATTCACTCTAGATAGAAGCCCTTTCAATGCctccaatgtggaaagagtttcacacacaaaAGAAGTCTTAATTTACACATAACAATTCACATGGGAGAGaggcctttcacatgccttcagtgtgataAGTGTTTCACAAATACAACAACCCTGAGAGCCCACATCATTCAGAAGAGAAATTACGCCACTGTTCTCAGTGTGGCAGGAGTTTTTTGCAGCTGTCCAATTTTAAACAACACCAGTTAATAAATACTGGTGTGAAAGCTCAGGTGTGCTCAGAGTGCAGTAAAGCCTTTGCCCAAATCAGCACCTTGAACAACTTGAAACAGCATGAAAGGATTCATAcgggagaaaaaccttacaattGTTCACATAGTGAGAGTAGTTTTGCTCACCCAaaacacctgaaacacatgacaaaatgcatactggagagaagacATATGACTGCACTCAATGTGGGAGGAGTTTCTGCTCGCCAAGTACTCTACGGAGACATTTAAGAACTGCCCAAAGTTGTCACAGTGAGCAAACTTTATTTTGAGAATTTTCCCTGCGTTCCATACGGGATAAATCCGCCTCCAAAAGGGACTTCAAAGGGACAACAATCCTGAATGCCATGTTGAAGCTGATGGGCTCATAAATAGCTGCTTTAAAGGGGCTTTAAAATTAACGTTTCCATAGTGCTCAATTGATGAGCCTCATTCCCGCATACAGTCCCGATACTTTCCTCTTGAACTTCCTAGATGAGAACTATTAAGAGGAACGGGACACTCAGACTTTTCACTCTCTTGCATTTGCACACACAAAGGACCATTTTTCTTCTCATGATGTTTGCATGCGCGATTCAACAGCAACATAACCACCGATGGAGGACGCcaggatcggagctacacttttaggactgttttacacaaactgtgtCTTCAGGATACAATCTTTACACTGGGTGCGAGAGCCATGCATGCGATTCTGCATCCCTAAAGCTGCAGTGAGAGGAGAGATGAGGTGCTCGATCAGCCTATTTTAACCATGCAGCACATGCTGAACTGAGCAGTCATGACCGCCATGTTTAAGGGTTGTTCCAAACCGAAGGGCCTTCAAAATTAATGTTTCCGTAAAGTTCAATTTATGGAGACTTTGCTACCATGCAGACCGGAACCGGACCATACGTCATAATTCTGTAGGTGTGCTAAGTGTAATGTAAATTAAACCAGTTTCAACTACAAAGAAACTCTGGATCTAAATATCAAAACTGGTGACATCCCTGCATCTCTGTGGTTTATAAAAGCTTTTCATTATTGTAATgaactttttaaataatttttaaacccCTGGATGTTTGATGAAGCTCACATTTCTTCATAAGGCCTTaaagttttaaaacaattatttttgctTTGCATGCTGAAAGCAGTTAAGAGTGAggcaaaatcatgtttaaatatttctgattaggGTAACAGTGTCTTATTTGACTTGGAGAGATGACGTTAAAATGCATTCCGATTAAACTATATTTTTGAGCCCAACACCGTTCGGCCCAACAAATCTCTCACTCTGGAGGGAAAACCTTTCAAAGGAATTACAGCATTAATTTTTAGGGGTGATCTCTTTGGAATGGAACGCAACCTTTGTTATGTGAAATTTGCGTAGCTTCCAAAGACTATAGTAGTAATATGGTGTAGGAAGACAACAACTCTTATAGGATGGATAAAATAAGAACAATAGGTTATTTTGGTCATACCAATATGCCTATTGTCAGAGATGTTATAAGGAGGAGATGGGTCATTCCTATACAAAGTAATGGGAGAAATCTTAAATGCTAAATGTGGTGACCAGTAGGAATGgaatacagttaaaagagccaattatgatttttaatagaGACATTGTCTGTCTGTTAATTGAGAATGTGCATTAACTGGACCAGATTATGaaatagtgtttttgtttttgtcttagcATAATTTAAGATAAAGAAGCAGCTTTTAGAAATACCATTGTTCCCAGATTTTATTTCTCATTTGAAATATGTTGtgagcaacctagtctcatagaatgaacgttactataactacatttttgcaaactgactttaacGTTCTGCGTTAAATGTTTCGCCACAGTTTTCTGGTGAGATGAAcaatagaggcgctacaacagctgtgcgttttcacacaaatcacaagtataaTTGCCGATTATgaccataaaaaaaaagtatttttcactcACATTTACTAAAATGCATCAACTGAAAAACTAAAGATTTTGATGCATGTATTACAGACAGCAGCtgatatattattggccgataaccaGGAAAATCGAAACATTATTATCAGGCAGATAATGGAATTGCCGCCGATATTTTAGCCGATaatttgttacggtttatttaCTTGCGGCTGAAATTCTCTGACTGCCTGCGGCGTCTTTCCTTCAGGTAGAGACTCGGGCAGTCTCAAGCGACAGTGAGCATACACAGCGTGtctctgtgagtgagagcgaaGCTTATATTGCTCTGTGAGAatcatctctgcaccttgttacgttgttttggggctggttttagtcATCTGTTGTAAGTAACGATGGCATTTCCCATATTCAGTTAGTTTCATGAGGCAATATGAAACATTTTTAcaatgcattattacagctgtttgaagttTATTATTCTCATTAACCTATTAGTCCgacatgcaaatggtgttataCCACATCTACCGTAATTTGTTGTTGTGGGTTCAGACACATAGtattaatgacacgcagtgacacagaggagcctTTGTGATGCCTGCTTACTCTATTTTTAAGcagatgatagaatgaagaaatacagaatctcaaaggtctttcTTCATTTAAAATAAGAACTTGTGGGTAtaatcggagagccttaaaataacacatgaaagtgaagaattctgaaagaaatattttactattgcatactaataatataatagaataaaatataattgctATTCTTAACTGGGTTCcaacaacaacagtgtaaatgcaaaatggaccaagGCTAAATTTGACCAAAAAAAGAGACAGACATTAAGTATTTTGAAAGTTTTAAAGCCTTTAAGGAAATCATGCAAATGTTAAATATGAATAAGGTTAAGGTTTATGAAGCACACGTACACCTATGACAAATGTATGTCCAATAATCATACCCTAAAGCCCTAAACAGATAATTAATCATAATCGTGAGAGCCTGCAAACAgataattaatcatcataatcagaattatttgtttgacagttaatcaTCAACCAAATTTCATAACAGTGACAGCCTTACattcattaaattaaagtgaatggtgactgagactaacattctgcttaacatctcatttttCGTTTCacggaagagagaaattcatcCAGGCTTGAGGgtaagtaatgatgacagaaatgtaattttttaatgaactgccctttaactacatGTCAAATTATTTGTTAAAAGTATGTAGAATTATGTGTGTTTTTAATTATCTCTAGTCTGTAATCATTTCTAAATTTTAAAAGTTGCATCTGTGTGAAATAAAGGGGCCAAAACTCAGAGCAACCAACAATTGATCAAAGGAGTGTGGCGTAATCTATGTATATGTATGTCATAAGGAGAAGCACGGGAGTTGCTCAAAAGGGACGGAGTCAGCGGACTCGTTCATCACAGCTTTATATGCACTGGCAGAGAACTGTGAGTACAGAGCACTACATGATGATCTGTTAAGATAATTGTAGGCATTACAGATGCAGCATTGTCACAGAAAATCCAGATGGAAAGCAGACAAGACTTGGCGAAAGCCATTAATATGGTCAGGCAAGCTGAGGACATGAAACAGCAGCAGACCGACTTGAGAGGTGATGTTGGAAATGCTAACAAAGCTACCGTGGATGCTGTGCACA from Myxocyprinus asiaticus isolate MX2 ecotype Aquarium Trade chromosome 5, UBuf_Myxa_2, whole genome shotgun sequence harbors:
- the LOC127440903 gene encoding gastrula zinc finger protein XlCGF49.1-like, which translates into the protein MKLKEESQELNEVEKLQYQKPEHFVSAEKSVSCSQTKKKVFHKRTRAKTKKQSFICPQCGKSFLHKGNLKSHLRIHSAEMPYTCHECGKSFRHKGNLNLHMRYHSENLFTCHQCGKSFTHKRSLEAHIRFHTGEKPFTCPQCGKSFAQKGNLDLHTRVHTGEKPYTCHQCGKSFTQKGSLNLHIKNHSGEKPFTCPQCGKSFALKGDLGLHTRVHTGEKPYTCHQCGKSFTQKGSLNIHKRIHSR